From Labrus bergylta chromosome 22, fLabBer1.1, whole genome shotgun sequence, one genomic window encodes:
- the LOC136177462 gene encoding uncharacterized protein, whose product MEINRTSTEMLVDTGATVSTLTPSDAAAANVAPTTETLSTIGVAGITQQNYVSQPAAVSFQGQNLEHSFLLMGDNSPVSLMGRDLLGKLKATLVCHANSVELQLPPTSQMSMTVNQPGLFYSLMYNDFQSDIIIRSMVPFTFDLLQEFLSDSPDLPDVSSACVPPHRMHWTLHVDPTGRDLEYFHHFSPFLGQACSVFACTILLCKQGGALLTHQLGPVASSLFQQPDSAPHLTLYTCEGYEPKDLGPIAKTLQTLTPTISHLYQGMVYSHYEGVAWTVTVDDSWLADDEDPVCTISPFKTTDMSHPLSLFSVSVPPQSPATAGVPDTLWSQYSNECGLMLSHPPVSIPVKSGLAPRKQQYPLSQASLEGIKPVIATLLDQGVLVPCQSPCNTPILPVKKPNSPDWRFVQDLRLINDYVAPMTPVVPSPTTILTSIPPSTQWYSVVDLCSAFFSIPVSPESQYLFAFTYGGHQYTWTRLPQGFIHSPTLFARALLTDLADVQLPGGSALIQYVDDLLVASPTKEACETDTRALLLSLAEKGHKASATKTQLVQQEVIYLGHVLKGNTRQVSSKRVSAVLNIPKPHTKKQLKSFLGILGYSRPWIMDFAPRARPLQDMLLQAAPEHLQWTEDAETAFTDLKQALSQAPALGLPDYSKPFQLYVHERNGFASGVLTQQHGSNKRPVGYYSTRLDNTELGLPPCLRAVAVAAFMVRTVSDLVLDSQCKLYVPHAVSALLTRASTQRLSAARQSHYELLLLSMPNLTIHRSPTLDPSSLLPTAADALLETCRAPLIQVGL is encoded by the exons ATGGAAATAAACAGGACCTCAACTGAGATGCTAGTAGACACTGGGGCTACTGTTTCTACCCTGACTCCCTCTGATGCAGCTGCTGCTAATGTTGCACCCACCACAGAAACCCTAAGTACCATAGGAGTGGCTGGAATTACGCAACAAAATTATGTCTCACAACCTGCTGCAGTGTCTTTTCAGGGTCAAAATCTGGAGCACTCTTTTCTACTTATGGGCGACAACTCACCAGTAAGTTTAATGGGAAGAGATTTATTAGGTAAGTTAAAAGCCACTTTGGTATGCCATGCTAATTCTGTTGAATTACAGCTCCCTCCAACTTCCCAGATGTCCATGACAGTTAACCAGCCTGGACTTTTCTACAGCCTAATGTATAATGACTTTCAGTCAGATATTATTATAAGAAGCATGGTGCCTTTTACATTTGATCTATTGCAGGAGTTTCTCTCAGACAGCCCAGACCTCCCTGATGTTTCCTCAGCTTGTGTCCCTCCACACCGCATGCACTGGACTTTGCACGTTGACCCTACAGGACGAGACCTTGAGTATTTCCATCATTTTTCTCCCTTCTTAGGACAGGCCTGTAGTGTTTTTGCGTGCACCATTTTGTTGTGTAAGCAGGGGGGTGCCCTATTGACACATCAATTGGGCCCAGTAGCCTCCAGCTTGTTCCAGCAACCTGACTCCGCCCCACACCTGACTCTCTACACCTGTGAAGGTTACGAGCCTAAAGACTTAGGTCCCATAGCAAAGACCTTACAGACTCTGACTCCAACCATCTCACATTTGTACCAAGGAATGGTGTACTCCCACTATGAGGGCGTGGCATGGACAGTGACAGTAGATGACTCATGGTTAGCTGATGACGAAGATCCTGTATGCACCATTTCACCTTTTAAGACCACTGACATGTCTCACCCTCTTTCTCTGTTCTCAGTTTCTGTTCCTCCTCAGTCCCCTGCCACAGCGGGAGTCCCAGACACATTGTGGTCTCAGTACTCTAATGAGTGTGGCCTAATGTTGTCTCATCCTCCTGTGTCAATTCCTGTAAAATCAGGTCTTGCTCCCAGAAAACAGCAGTACCCCCTCTCACAGGCCTCTCTGGAAGGCATTAAGCCTGTCATCGCTACCCTTTTAGACCAAGGAGTTTTGGTGCCGTGTCAGAGCCCCTGTAACACCCCTATTCTACCCGTTAAGAAACCTAACTCCCCTGACTGGCGGTTTGTTCAAGATCTCCGCCTGATTAATGACTATGTGGCTCCCATGACTCCTGTAGTACCCAGCCCCACCACCATCCTAACCTCTATTCCTCCCTCTACTCAGTGGTACTCTGTTGTTGacctctgttctgcttttttcaGCATCCCTGTCTCCCCAGAGTCCCAGTACCTGTTTGCTTTCACCTACGGTGGGCATCAGTACACGTGGACTCGCCTCCCACAAGGTTTTATTCACAGCCCCACTCTTTTTGCCCGAGCTCTTCTTACAGATCTAGCTGACGTTCAACTCCCTGGAGGCAGTGCCTTGATCCAGTACGTGGACGACCTGTTGGTAGCCAGCCCCACCAAAGAGGCATGCGAAACGGACACAAGAGCTCTGTTGTTGTCATTGGCTGAGAAGGGACACAAGGCCAGCGCCACGAAAACCCAGCTGGTGCAACAAGAAGTGATCTACCTGGGCCATGTTCTCAAAGGTAACACCCGCCAAGTCAGTAGTAAacgtgtttctgctgttttgaaCATTCCAAAACCCCACACCAAGAAGCAGCTGAAGTCGTTCCTAGGCATCCTCGGGTACTCCAGACCATGGATCATGGACTTTGCCCCTCGAGCCAGGCCCCTTCAAGACATGCTCCTGCAGGCAGCTCCTGAGCACCTCCAATGGACGGAGGATGCAGAGACAGCGTTCACTGACTTAAAACAAGCACTTTCACAGGCCCCGGCGCTGGGTCTCCCTGATTACAGCAAACCTTTCCAGCTGTACGTTCACGAACGCAATGGGTTTGCCTCTGGTGTTCTCACTCAACAACATGGCTCTAACAAACGCCCAGTAGGTTACTATTCCACTCGCCTTGACAACACTGAGCTGGGTTTGCCCCCGTGTCTCCGAGCTGTGGCGGTTGCTGCTTTCATGGTAAGAACCGTGTCTGACCTGGTATTGGACTCTCAGTGTAAACTTTATGTTCCCCATGCAGTGAGTGCTCTGCTTACCAGAGCCAGCACACAACGCCTTTCCGCAGCCAGACAAAGTCATTATGAATTGTTGCTGCTGTCTATGCCTAATCTTACTATTCACAGATCTCCAACTCTCgatccctcttctctccttcctaCTGCTGCTGACG CTCTTCTAGAAACCTGCAGGGCACCCTTGATTCAGGTTGGGCTGTAG